Below is a genomic region from Azoarcus sp. KH32C.
CCTGGTGTTCGATCCGCGCGGCGAACGGGCCGCGCGCTACGACAAGATCCACCTCTTCGGTTTCCAGAAGGGCGTCGAGCGCTACGACGAGGCGGCGACGATCGAGGCCGGCCGCGAGGTCGTGACCTTCGACGGCCCTTGCGGACGCGTCGGCCTGTCCGTCTGCTACGACCTGCGCTTCCCGGAGCTCTTCCGCGCGATGGGGCCGGTGAACCTGATCATCCTTCCTGCTGCTTTCACCTACACGACCGGGCGCGATCACTGGGAAGTGCTGTTGCGCGCCCGCGCGATCGAAAACCAGTGCTACGTGATGGCACCGGCGCAGGGCGGGCGCCACCCCAGCGGACGCGTCACCTGGGGCCACACGCTGATTGCCGACCCGTGGGGGCAGGTGCTCGCGTGCCGCGACGAGGGCCCGGGCGTGGTCTTGGCCGACCTCGAACCGGACCGCATCGCGTCCGTGCGCGAGAGCCTGCCGGCGCTGCGCCACCGCTGTCTCGGAACCGATTGATGCCGTGCCCGCGGATCGCCATTACGGCGATTTGCGATTCACGCCCGACCTAATTTGCTCGTGGGCTGTCCAACTGGCCAGACCCCATACTGGAATGATCATGACCCAACAACAGAACCTCCTCCAGGTTGCCGACCGCTTCCTCCTCAATCCCTACGGACTCGGTGGCGCCGAACTCGAGAAGGTGTTCGGCAAGCTGATGCGGCACCGCCTCGATTACGCCGACCTGTACTTCCAGTATCAGCGTTCCGAGGGCTGGAGCCTCGAGGAAGGCATCGTCAAGTCGGGCAGCTTCAACATCGAGCAGGGTGTCGGCGTGCGGGCGATCAGCGGCGAGAAGACGGCTTTCGCCTACTCCGACGACATCGCGATGCCGGCGCTTGTCGCCGCCGCCGAAGCGACCCGCGCGATTGCGGAGGCCGGCAAGCAGAGCCGCGTCGCCATCGCCCCCTATTCGAACATCGTGCCGCTGTACCGCGGCGACGACCCGCTTGCCTCGCTCGACGACACCGCCAAGGTCAAGCTCCTCGAACGCCTCGAAGGCTTCGCCCGCGCCGAGGATTCGCGCGTCTCGCAGGTGATGGCACACATCGCTGGCACCTGGGAAGTCGTGCTCGTGGCCCGCAGCGAC
It encodes:
- a CDS encoding carbon-nitrogen hydrolase family protein, with translation MSQSASHSPSSPVRIAAVQTVSGPDVAENLRVAGELIAEAAVAGAKLVALPEYFPLITADETVKVAIREPEGKGPLQDFLSDTARRHGIWLVGGTIPMVATDGAKVRNSTLVFDPRGERAARYDKIHLFGFQKGVERYDEAATIEAGREVVTFDGPCGRVGLSVCYDLRFPELFRAMGPVNLIILPAAFTYTTGRDHWEVLLRARAIENQCYVMAPAQGGRHPSGRVTWGHTLIADPWGQVLACRDEGPGVVLADLEPDRIASVRESLPALRHRCLGTD